The genomic interval ATCAGGGACAATAATTCCCCTCTCCTCGGATTTCTTTTTTATAAATTCCACCAGTGCAATCTCACGCGGTGCTTGAAGGTCACATACAAGTCCACCTTCAATACGCGATATCACCTTTGTACCCAGATTTTTTAACTCCCGGGGCGGCGCATTCCCGCTGAAGCATAATTGTTTATTCTTTGTAATCAAAATATCAATCATCGCTAATATTGAATCCTGGAATCTTTCGTTAACCCGATTTATATCATCAACAAATACCGCGGTATCAAATTGTGTATTTTGCTGCAAATATTCTTCAAATTCTCTTGGTGTAAAAATAAAGGCAGACTCTTTCTTTGATAACTCAGTGTAAAGAGTCCATAGAAAATGGGTTTTACCATAGCTACCAGTAGCGTAAACATAGAGGGGATTAAATACCTCACCCGGAAATTGAACAACCTTTTGGGCTGCCATAAATGCAACCTTATTCCCTTCATAAACATAGAAATTGTCAAAGCTAAAATTCTTTTTGATCATGCTATCCTCAAAATGTTTCTAAGATTCTTTGTAAATTCTTCTGAAGCAACTTTTACAACACCGGGTATTGTTCTGTCGTCAAACAGCGAAACAAGTAGATACTCTCCATCAAGTGCCACATAATATAGACTCACCCTGTTTCCTTCTTGTAACAATTCAAAAAATTTTTTTTCTCCTATAATATGTGCAAGTTCCATCGTAGAATTAAATATGTTGCAAGTAAGAGCAGCAATAGCCAAAACATCAAAGGGTCTTGTAAAACCTCGCTGCACTAATAAATGTCCGGAGCTGGTAATCAACATTGACCATATCACATTTGTTTGATTATAAAAACTACCCAGCAGTTTTTCCAGTTTTTCGATCTGGGCATCAGTTAAGGTAATTGTCGCAAAATTTCCCTTCACATAAAATTATAATAAATTTTTTAAAAAAAGTCAATATAAAAATACGATTATTTTACTCTTTTTAATCTCGCAGCAAATATACCATCTGTATTATGAAAACCTGGAAGAATCTTCAAGTATGAATCCGCACTCGAAACAAATTCTTTTGCTGGTTCCAATTCAAAATTCTTATTTTCATTTAAAAACCGTTCTATAATTTCTTCATTTTCACGGGGTAAAATACTGCAGGTGGAATATATAATGGAACCTCCAACTTTTAAAAATGATGCAGCATTAACTAACAGATTGAATTGAAGATTAGACAATCTTGCGAGCACTTTTTTATTTACCCTCTCCTTCACTTCTGGTCTCTTCGCGATAACCCCAGAATTTGTACAGGGTGCATCCACAAGCACTTTATCAAAATCCTTCAATTGATAACGCCGACCATCTGCAAGCACATATTTTATTATATTAATTCCCAGTCTTTCGGCATTTTCTACAACGAGTTTCAACCGGGTACTGCTCACTTCACTCGCAACGATTATGCCCTGATTATTCATTAATTCGGCAATATAAGTAGTCTTGCTTCCGGGTGCAGAACAGACATCAACAATCCGCTCATTGGGCTTCGGGTCAACAAGTTTACATATCATACCCTGTGCTTCATCATGTATAGAAATAAATCCCTGTTTTAACAATGAATTATTGATAAGAGAGCCGAGTCGGCTTATTTTACGAAAATCTTCAAGCCAGTTTCCGGGACGGGATTCAATACCCATTTCCTTTAATTTT from candidate division WOR-3 bacterium carries:
- the rsmB gene encoding 16S rRNA (cytosine(967)-C(5))-methyltransferase RsmB, translated to MNAREAALNALCEVDHGTNLKVALGLIFERDELTEDDRALANEIAFGTLRHREEIDQIIKETFIGDFSAADPILKNILRLAVYQYLFLDRIPVYAVVNEAVNLGRSVKEKSLINAVLRGVIRNKKVQSMREPQVWVLRKILEAYPVEGERIIDSFKNRPTPYIRINRLKTKPEIIEEKLKEMGIESRPGNWLEDFRKISRLGSLINNSLLKQGFISIHDEAQGMICKLVDPKPNERIVDVCSAPGSKTTYIAELMNNQGIIVASEVSSTRLKLVVENAERLGINIIKYVLADGRRYQLKDFDKVLVDAPCTNSGVIAKRPEVKERVNKKVLARLSNLQFNLLVNAASFLKVGGSIIYSTCSILPRENEEIIERFLNENKNFELEPAKEFVSSADSYLKILPGFHNTDGIFAARLKRVK